A window of Leclercia adecarboxylata contains these coding sequences:
- a CDS encoding ABC transporter substrate-binding protein, translating to MRFCMLLTGLLMAGHALADDGWQKIKQDARGQTVWFNAWGGDEAVNRYLDWVSGEMKSHYAINLKIVRLADAADAVKRIQTEASAGRKTNGSVDLLWVNGENFRTLKTAGLLQTGWAQTLPNWRYVDTTKPVTEDFAIPTEGAESPWGSAQLTFIARREQLAEPLATPEALLNYASKHPGTVTYPRPPDFTGTAFLEQLLLTQTTQPEALKQPPDSTTFASVTAPLWAYLDRLHPYLWREGKDFPPSPARMDALLASGNLRLSITFNPAHARQKVSSKALPADSYSFGFRQGMVGNVHFVAIPANASASAGAKVVANFLLSPEAQIRKADPANWGDPSVLDPQKLPASQAEKLRQFIPADLPPTLAEPHAAWVNALEQEWLRRYGTH from the coding sequence GTGCGTTTTTGCATGTTGTTAACGGGCCTGCTGATGGCAGGACACGCGCTGGCTGATGACGGCTGGCAGAAAATCAAACAGGACGCCCGGGGCCAGACCGTCTGGTTTAACGCCTGGGGCGGCGATGAGGCGGTGAACCGCTATCTGGACTGGGTGAGCGGTGAGATGAAAAGCCACTACGCCATTAACCTGAAGATTGTCCGTCTGGCGGATGCCGCCGACGCGGTGAAGCGCATCCAGACCGAGGCCAGCGCCGGGCGCAAAACCAACGGGTCGGTGGATCTGCTGTGGGTGAACGGGGAGAACTTCCGCACCCTGAAAACCGCCGGGCTGCTGCAGACCGGCTGGGCGCAAACCCTCCCCAACTGGCGCTACGTGGATACCACTAAACCGGTCACCGAAGATTTCGCCATCCCCACCGAAGGGGCTGAATCCCCGTGGGGCAGCGCACAGCTCACCTTTATTGCCCGCCGTGAACAGCTGGCGGAACCGCTGGCGACCCCGGAGGCGCTGCTGAACTACGCCAGTAAGCATCCCGGCACCGTCACCTACCCGCGTCCGCCCGACTTTACCGGCACCGCGTTTCTGGAGCAGCTCCTGCTGACGCAAACCACCCAGCCGGAGGCGCTGAAACAGCCGCCGGACAGCACCACCTTTGCCAGCGTAACCGCCCCGCTGTGGGCCTATCTGGACAGACTGCATCCTTATCTGTGGCGCGAGGGCAAAGACTTCCCGCCGTCCCCGGCGCGAATGGATGCCCTGCTGGCCAGCGGCAATTTACGCCTGTCGATCACCTTTAACCCGGCCCACGCCCGGCAGAAAGTGAGCAGCAAAGCGCTGCCTGCGGACAGCTACAGCTTTGGCTTCCGCCAGGGGATGGTCGGCAACGTGCACTTTGTGGCGATCCCGGCTAATGCCTCCGCCAGCGCGGGAGCAAAAGTCGTCGCCAACTTCTTACTCTCGCCCGAGGCGCAGATCCGCAAGGCGGACCCGGCAAACTGGGGCGACCCAAGCGTGCTGGACCCGCAAAAATTGCCTGCATCCCAGGCTGAAAAATTGCGTCAGTTCATACCGGCGGATCTTCCGCCGACGCTTGCAGAACCGCATGCCGCCTGGGTTAACGCACTGGAGCAGGAATGGCTTCGCCGCTACGGCACCCACTAA
- a CDS encoding TVP38/TMEM64 family protein, with protein sequence MDRGKILLICALLGAFIITFTQLPPGVLTLENLQAQHQALLLYCQQAPLESAALFFIVYVLITTLSLPGAAVLTLLGGALFGLWPGILLVSFASTLGATLAMLTSRYLLRDWVQRRFAGPMRTVNEGVSRDGAFYLFALRLMPLFPFFVVNLLAGVTTLGMGRYWWVSQAGMLPGAIVYLNAGHQLGQIASLRDILSPGVVFAFTLLGLLPLITRWLLARFSRTSP encoded by the coding sequence ATCGATCGCGGTAAAATTTTGCTTATCTGCGCCCTTTTGGGCGCTTTTATTATTACATTCACGCAACTGCCTCCCGGCGTCCTGACGCTGGAAAATCTCCAGGCGCAGCATCAGGCTCTGCTGCTTTATTGCCAGCAGGCGCCTCTGGAGAGCGCCGCGCTTTTTTTTATTGTCTATGTGCTGATCACCACCCTGTCGCTGCCGGGCGCGGCCGTACTGACCCTGCTCGGCGGGGCGCTGTTCGGCCTGTGGCCGGGGATCCTGCTGGTCTCGTTCGCCTCAACGCTGGGTGCGACGCTGGCGATGCTGACCAGCCGCTACCTGCTGAGGGACTGGGTGCAGCGTCGCTTTGCCGGGCCGATGCGCACCGTTAACGAAGGCGTCTCCCGCGACGGGGCGTTTTATCTCTTTGCCCTGCGCCTGATGCCGCTGTTCCCGTTTTTTGTGGTCAATTTGCTCGCCGGGGTGACCACCCTCGGCATGGGACGCTACTGGTGGGTCAGCCAGGCCGGCATGCTGCCGGGAGCGATTGTCTATCTCAATGCCGGACACCAGTTGGGGCAGATCGCCTCCCTGCGTGATATCCTCTCGCCCGGCGTGGTCTTTGCCTTCACGCTACTGGGACTGCTGCCGCTCATCACCCGCTGGCTGCTGGCCCGTTTTTCCCGAACTTCTCCATAA
- the xthA gene encoding exodeoxyribonuclease III: MKFVSFNINGLRARPHQLQAIVDQHQPDVIGLQETKVHDDMFPLEEVAKLGYNVFYHGQKGHYGVALLTKATPVSVRRGFPDDGDDSQRRIIMAEIPSSLGNITVINGYFPQGESRDHPLKFPAKEKFYQDLQSFLETELKKENPVLIMGDMNISHTDLDIGIGEDSRKRWLRTGKCSFLPEEREWMERLLDWGLVDTFRTANPETQDRFSWFDYRSKGFDDNRGLRIDLLLASAPLAERCIETGIDYAIRSMEKPSDHAPVWATFDVK, translated from the coding sequence ATGAAATTTGTCTCTTTTAATATCAACGGCCTGCGCGCCCGTCCTCATCAACTGCAAGCCATCGTCGACCAGCACCAGCCTGACGTGATCGGCCTGCAGGAGACAAAAGTTCACGACGATATGTTCCCTCTCGAAGAGGTGGCAAAACTGGGTTACAACGTCTTCTATCACGGCCAGAAAGGCCATTACGGCGTGGCCCTGCTCACCAAAGCGACGCCGGTTTCGGTGCGTCGCGGCTTTCCGGACGACGGTGACGATTCCCAGCGCCGCATCATCATGGCGGAAATCCCCTCGTCGCTGGGCAACATCACGGTGATCAACGGTTACTTCCCCCAGGGCGAGAGTCGCGACCATCCGCTGAAGTTCCCTGCGAAAGAGAAGTTCTACCAGGATCTGCAGTCCTTCCTTGAAACCGAGCTGAAAAAAGAGAACCCGGTGCTGATCATGGGCGACATGAACATCAGCCATACCGATCTGGATATCGGCATTGGCGAAGACAGCCGCAAGCGCTGGCTGCGCACCGGGAAGTGCTCCTTCCTGCCGGAAGAGCGCGAGTGGATGGAGCGTCTGCTGGACTGGGGTCTGGTGGATACCTTCCGTACCGCCAACCCGGAAACCCAGGATCGCTTCTCATGGTTTGATTACCGCTCTAAGGGCTTCGATGACAATCGCGGCCTGCGCATCGACCTGCTGCTGGCCAGCGCCCCGCTGGCAGAGCGCTGCATCGAAACCGGGATCGACTACGCGATCCGCAGCATGGAAAAACCGTCTGACCATGCCCCGGTTTGGGCTACTTTCGACGTGAAGTAA